In a genomic window of Borrelia sp. A-FGy1:
- a CDS encoding variable large family protein, translating to SSTKKSDVGQNLKKVATALQKTIKELQSKELTEHIKGLEKGQEAAATVAEAEKALSELAKATEDLSKAFEGGSESVAEAAQNGVQPDGSAIKTAVAALNKIKDVAAKQDIKLAEASGATVGGTDKDGAKILATDSGGDNGLAAGDASKALAILTKVTGEETLAAVLASKDNDAALTGAATAETTAVSFAKGGNEAHVKEAANAKAAAVTGGIALRSLLKNGKLAHKSTADDNTAAQAVGLNASGKLLGAIEDIIKKTAGTILKKVKKAIDDAREGKGVTTENKAVEAAKAA from the coding sequence AAAGCAGCACCAAAAAGAGTGACGTAGGGCAGAACCTAAAGAAGGTAGCTACGGCACTACAAAAAACAATCAAGGAGCTGCAGTCGAAGGAACTAACAGAGCACATAAAAGGATTGGAAAAAGGACAAGAGGCAGCAGCAACAGTAGCAGAAGCGGAAAAAGCACTGTCAGAACTAGCAAAAGCAACAGAAGATCTGTCAAAAGCCTTTGAAGGCGGCAGCGAGAGCGTAGCTGAAGCAGCACAGAACGGAGTCCAACCAGACGGCAGTGCAATAAAGACAGCAGTAGCCGCACTAAATAAAATCAAGGACGTAGCAGCAAAGCAAGACATTAAACTAGCAGAAGCAAGCGGTGCAACAGTAGGAGGCACCGACAAAGACGGGGCTAAAATACTAGCAACAGATAGCGGCGGCGACAACGGACTAGCAGCAGGAGATGCAAGCAAAGCCTTAGCAATACTAACAAAAGTAACAGGAGAAGAAACACTAGCAGCAGTACTAGCTAGTAAAGACAACGACGCAGCGCTAACAGGAGCCGCAACAGCAGAAACAACAGCAGTATCTTTCGCTAAAGGTGGCAATGAAGCCCATGTAAAAGAAGCAGCAAACGCAAAAGCAGCAGCAGTAACAGGAGGAATAGCCCTAAGATCCTTACTTAAAAACGGAAAGCTAGCACACAAAAGCACAGCAGACGACAACACAGCAGCACAAGCAGTAGGCCTTAACGCAAGTGGAAAGCTACTAGGAGCAATAGAGGATATTATTAAAAAGACAGCAGGTACGATACTAAAAAAAGTAAAGAAAGCAATAGACGACGCAAGAGAAGGCAAAGGCGTAACAACAGAAAACAAAGCAGTAGAAGCAGCAAAAGCAGCATAA